In Calliopsis andreniformis isolate RMS-2024a chromosome 6, iyCalAndr_principal, whole genome shotgun sequence, a single genomic region encodes these proteins:
- the LOC143180059 gene encoding odorant receptor 4-like — protein MATPKSTISRPIEICLRVMGLWPKSSYVILRRVLLFVVLGILVSFQLWYCVSYIKSADLPDLLDGISIFISNIVAFVKLIVIWCNYSALLVMANNINEGLDSNERQLILKMRLPFDVTVSPIYEIFLIVQFVFEYTMAVSAGMLIALFTALVLHVSGQINIMCRRLRECPMDNENEAYRELKSLVIKHQQIIHLSNNIKYLFTYTSLSLGTKDGSKIAIKCFPYYVAIISEAFVLCYTGEYLTSKSAQINEAAYNIAWYKLHLRENRIVLMLLIRAKKPMTLTAGKFVDLNLETYASMLKASASYVSILLAMY, from the exons ATGGCAACGCCTAAAAGTACAATTAGTCGTCCAATCGAGATTTGTCTTCGTGTGATGGGTCTCTGGCCGAAATCTTCGTATGTAATTCTGCGACGTGTGCTTTTGTTTGTGGTTTTAGGAATCTTAGTGTCGTTTCAGTTGTGGTATTGCGTGTCTTATATCAAGTCTGCAGATTTACCTGACCTGCTGGATGGTATCAGTATATTCATATCAAATATTGTTGCATTTgttaaacttatcgtcatttggtGCAATTACAG CGCATTACTGGTCATGGCGAATAATATTAACGAAGGACTAGACTCAAATGAGAGACAACTCATACTTAAAATGAGACTTCCTTTTGACGTCACTGTTTCTCCGATTTATGAGATCTTTCTGATCGTACAATTTGTATTTGAGTACACTATGGCTGTCAGCGCGGGAATGCTTATAGCGTTATTCACTGCATTA GTGCTACACGTAAGTGGACAAATTAATATCATGTGCCGAAGGCTTAGGGAATGTCCCATGGATAATGAAAACGAAGCATATCGAGAATTAAAATCTCTGGTTATTAAACATCAGCAGATTATTCATTtatcaaataatattaaatacttGTTCACTTACACATCGTTG TCACTGGGGACAAAAGATGGGTCCAAAATAGCGATCAAATGCTTCCCCTACTACGTTGCTATAATTAGTGAAGCATTTGTACTTTGCTACACTGGTGAATACTTAACGTCGAAG AGCGCACAAATTAATGAAGCTGCATATAATATAGCTTGGTATAAGTTACATCTCCGAGAGAATCGAATTGTATTGATGTTACTGATACGAGCTAAAAAGCCAATGACGCTGACAGCTGGGAAATTTGTAGATCTTAATCTGGAAACGTACGCCAGC ATGTTAAAAGCTTCTGCTTCCTACGTCTCTATATTGCTCGCGATGTACTAG